The following coding sequences lie in one Apteryx mantelli isolate bAptMan1 chromosome 6, bAptMan1.hap1, whole genome shotgun sequence genomic window:
- the LOC136992328 gene encoding ankyrin repeat domain-containing protein 7-like: MKRLFGLFSKGQGPRPPPSPSGGASLPCVGAASELREKELGKLYRAAASGDLARVRRPWWLRRLGIDRRDQAKRTPLHLACANGHSEVVSYLVGNKCKLDPRDNFKRSPLMKAVQCQQEECVAILLAHGADPNLADVNGSTALHLAAIAPNTSLAGQLLEHSARIDARNEMGYTPLALAVSEHHEEMVEFLLKKGADVHARDQSERTPLMLAASAGDMSMIEVLLRYGADLSQEDVLGWTAEDCARTSGRARMLEEEESDDSCPASEEENRSSAAKLRCMALGLRCDEDSECGAGTQAVLLEMQEESPERQGEEATGGPQVADAAEAPAGVREKATGSGENTAVRLGLNDTALFFLCS, from the exons ATGAAGAGGCTCTTCGGGCTcttcagcaaggggcaggggccgcggccgccgccgtcgccgtccggcggcgcttccctgccctgcgtcggcgccgcctccgagctccgcgagaaggagctgggcaagctgtACCGCGCGGCCGCCAGCGGCGACCTGGCGCGGGTGCGGCGGCCGTGGTGGCTGCGGAGACTCGGCATCGACAGGCGGGACCAGGCGAAGCG gacccctctgcatcttgcttgcgCTAACGGGCATTCGGAGGTTGTTTCCTATTTAGTAGGAAACAAGTGCAAGCTGGATCCTCGTGACAATTTCAAGAGATCGCCGCTGATGAAG gcagtacagtgccagcaagaagaatgcGTTGCCATTCTGCTAGCGCACGGTGCCGACCCTAATCTGGCCGATGTTAacggcagcactgcccttcacctcgctgccattgctcctaacacctctctaGCAGGGCAGTTACTGGAGCACAGTGCCCGTATTGATGCACGGAATGAG atgggatacactccccttgctcttgctgtgtccgaacatcacgaagagatggtggagttcctgcttaaaaagggagctgacgtgcacgctcgagatcagtctgaaag GACCCCTCttatgcttgctgcttctgctggggacaTGAGCATGATAGAAGTTCTTCTTCGCTATGGTGCTGATCTTTCCCAGGAAGACGTTCTTGGATGGACAGCGGAGGATTGCGCTAGAACTTCTGGACGTGCTCG aatgttggaggaagaggagagtgatgacagctgtcctgcttctgaggaagaaaaccgCAGTTCAGCTGCCAAG ttgcgGTGTATGGCGTTGGGACTGCGCTGTGATGAAGACTCCGAGTGTGGTGCTGGaacccaggctgtactgctggagatgcag GAAGAATCACCTGAACGTCAGGGAGAGGAGGCTACTGGTGGTCCTCAAGTTGCGGAtgctgcagaagcccctgctggtgtgagag agaaggccacGGGAAGTGGCGAGAACACGGCGGTGCGGCTGGGGCTGAATGAcacggctttgtttttcctctgtagttga